CGATCGGGTTTACGGCCGAGAAACTCTTCGTGGCATTCGAGCAGGACCTGCAGCATCAACGGCCGCCCCTGGAATCGGCGCACGTTGTACTTTTCGTTGAACCGCTTCATCACCGGCAGCGATTCGAAAATCTCAAACGCGGCGTCAGCGTAAGCGATCCCCGCCGGGCTTTCGCCGTTCAATTCAACAAAGCTGTAGGTTTCATCGGTTAAGAACGAATCGAGTCTCGCGGTCGGAGACACCGCCCGATACCCCGGATCGATGGACACCAGCTCGCGCTCGATCGGCGTGAGTCCAAGTTCGTCCTGCAGTTGATTATTACCGACCGCTTCGTCCTTCACCTTTTCAATTGCGTTCCAGACCGTCTCGCACACGCGAACAATGCGAGCGAAATCCTCTTCCCTGACGAAATGCGGACGAAGATACGGCGAGAGACGGCGGCCGCCGAAAATTAGCTTCGAGCGTTCCAGCCCTTCATCGAGCAGCGTCAGCGACGTATCGGCCAGCTCTCGATCTTCAAGCAGCTTGTGATAGTAGGCGACAGCTTCGTTCAGCATCTGGGGTTTAGGTCTACTGCCCAAGCGGCAGATCGTTTAGAGGCGGGCTACCGCCCGCCAGTCGGGCAGTAGCCCGACTCTAAACGTTAGGTGTTACTGCTTCCGCGGCGCCTTCACCGTCAATTTCATGACTACTTCATCGCGAATCAAATCGTTTGCCTTGCCGGCATAGTTAATCCCAAAATCCTTGCGATTGATCGAGAACTCGGCGTTGACTGAGGCGGCATCCGGTGCCACCTGGATCGTCGCCGGAAAGCTGATCGATTTCTTAACGCCGTGCAAATCCAGATTTCCGGTGACCGTGTGCGTAGCGCCGGCGGTGGTGGCCGGTTCGATCTTCGTTGAAGTGAAGTTTGCCTTCGGATATTTGGCGACGTCAAAAAAATCGGGAGTCTTCAAATGCGTCGTCAGGCCCTCTGCATCGGTCACGAGCGAGGTCGTGTCGATGTCGACCGTCACCCGGCTTTTTTCAACGCCTTCTTTGGCGAGTTCAACGGAGCCGCTGAACTGCTTGAACGAGCCGTTATGACTGCCCGTGACTTTCGATCCCACGAACTCAACTTTCGAATTCTCCGGGGTGATCGCCAGCGTCTCAGCGCCGGCAGTTTTCGCAGCATCCGGGGTCTGCGTCGCTTCGGAAACTGTCGCGTGCGGTTTGTTGTCGGCCGGATTGGCGCAGGCCACCATCGACGCGGCGAACGCCAGCATAAAAATCGCAAAGTACTTTTTCATTCTCTAAGTTATTCCTTTCAGTTTCTGCCTTGGCAGCTTGGCACAGGCTCCTTGTTGTTACGAATTCGAAATTGAAAGAAAAGGGTCACAAATAAGACAGCCACCAATCTCGACGGCGGGCTTTTACCCCCGCGAACCACTTGCACAACGGATACAACAGCAGCACGCCGATAATCCAGCAAAGGTAAACCACCCAGATCGGAAAACCGACACCGTCCGGCATATTCGTGAACTTATCCACCGGACTAGCAAATTGCCATGCGACGGGCTGGCCGGCAATGAGTCCGGCGATAACACCCATTAAGTGCGCGACGTACCACTGAAGCAGATAGAAAAACAGCGGCACCCGGCCGAATGTCACCAGCGCGTCGCGCAAGCGGGCGGCCAAAGATTTTGCCGAGGCAATCGCCGCGGGAAGTTTTTCGAAGAACGCCAAAGCCATTATCGAAGGACCCAACGTCATCAACAGGAAAAGCAGCGACGGCGGATACTTCGTCGTGTTCAGGAAAGACATCACCGTAAACAACGCGTTCTTCTGTGACGCCCACTGTGATGGATCCCCGTAGAGATTGATCGCCCGCAGAGCGAAGAACAAAGCGGTAGCCACGCCTCCAATAATCAAAAGCCAGCGACGGCGCTCGCGCGCATCTTTCGTGTACAAAACGCCGAACGCATATCCCACCGCCATCACCCCAATCCACGGAATCAGCGAATAGATGACGACGACCACCGGACTTGGATCTCCAAGAATTGGAAATACCTTGAAGGGTGATTGATGCAGCAGGATCCAAAGCTTTTGCGCGAACGTCGGCACCGGCGTTCCCGGACCGTTCCAGCCCGGTACTTCAAACCTGTCGAGCAGGTTATGAAGCGCGATCATCAACAAGCCGAACCCGGCAATCACTCTGATCGGCAGATGGATCAGCGCGGCCAGCACGATCATCGAGACGCCGAGCACCCAGATGACCTGGAGCATCGCCAGCAGACGAAAGTCCAGGTTGAACCACACGCCCCACTTCACGATCGTCAGCTCAAGCAGGATCAGCCAAAGCCCGCGCGTAACCAGAAACTTTGATAGTTCCTTCTTACTCTTACCGCGCGACAGTTGGAGGTACGTTCCGGTGCCGGCGAGAAAAACGAAGACAGGCGCGCAAAAATGTGTAATCCAGCGCGTAAAGAAAACCACGGGTGTCGTCTTTGTCAGATCGGTCGGATCGAAGTTGAACGCGCCGGAGTGAACAAAGTCGCGCGTGTGATCGAGCATCATGATCACCATCACGATGCCGCGCAGCAGATCGATGGAATCGATGCGTTGACGACCAGTTTGAGCGACCGTATTGCGATTCGCGGCTGTTTCGGACTCGGGCATAATCAGCAGAAACTGAGACTACTTAGGTGTAGAACCAATACGCTTCACCACGAAACCCTTGACGTTCTTGCCATCGTCGATTTCCTGCGTGACCTTAGCAGTGCCGGACAACATTTCGTCTGCCTCGATACCGACGACGTCTTCGCCCTTTTTCATCTTTTGAAACACTTCGAGATAAGGTTTCAGTTCGTTGACTTGCTTTTCCACTTCAGCGGCCAGTTGGGGGTCGTTGGCTAGCTGCTCTTCGAGGATGTCTTGCAGAGCCCTTTCGTGGCGTTTAGGCTTTTGCTCAAAGTTCTTCATCGTCGAGGACGCCTCGTCATTTCCGATCCACTTGTCCTTCAAATATGTGACGAGTTGTTTTGTCTTTTCGTAGGCCTCCTGGCCGACGTGAGAGATCAATTCCTGGGCCCCCTTCGCGAAGTAGGGAGACACGACGCCGATTACCGTGGCGGCTAGTGTGATGGGATCCATAATTCCTCCTCGGGAGCTAGACTTGATTCATTGACGGCCAGCAATAATATAATGCGGGCGCAGAATTGAGAAGATAGCGCCGTTCACCAACCCACACATTGGATTTAAGACTACCCCGTTCGCCTCAGAAGGCTTGGCATGAACAATCTCACAGAGTTCATCGCTGATCGCACCAAGGATTTCACCGGCCGCCAGTGGATTTTCGCTAAGCTGAACGATTGGCTGGCTCAGCCCGGATCGCCTTTCTTTCGGATCGAGGGTGGTCCCGGCACCGGGAAGTCGGCGCTCGCCGCCCGGCTTGTACAAATGAGCGATGGGCTAGTGCCGCCGGCATATCAGAATCTTGGCCCAAACATTCTCGCCTTTTATCACTTCTGTCGCACACCCGGCCGCAGCATCAGTCCGCAGTTTTTCGTGGAAGACTTGTCGCGCGGCCTGGCGAAACGGTATGCCGCGTTTACCAAAGAGTTGCTAAAGGTTGGCGATACCAACGTCAATATCAGCGTCGTACAAAATCTGGGCGCGGTCGATAAAGCGACGGGGGTAGAGATCGCGGAGCTCCATGTCAGCAACCTGTCCAGCCGGGCGGCCTTTGACAGCATTGTGCGCGGACCGCTGGAAGGAATGTACACGGGGGGATTCAAAGAGCAGATTGTCATCTTGATAGATGGCCTCGATGAATCGCTGAGCTACGATGCGGAAAATACCATCGTGGCTTTGCTTGGACAGGCAACCGATCTGCCGTCGCAGGTTCGATTCGTTCTTACCAGCCGGCCCGACGAACGCATTACGGCCGCTTTGGGTGAGCCGGATTTGGATCTGATCAAGAACGCCCCGGATAATGAAACTGACGTTTACGATTATGCCTTGAAGCGCTTGAGTCTCCTGCCTAAAGACCGGCAGGAAGCTTTGGCAGACCGACTCTCCAAAGCTGGAAAAGGAAACTTCCTTTACGTCCGCTATGTCCTGGACGATTTGCCGAAGGACCTTAGTAGTGAAATCGACCTGTCCAAACTGCCGCTGCCGAAGGACTTGTCTGGGATCTATCGGGAATTCATCCGGCGCGAGCTCGGCAAGAATAAAGGAGCGTGGTCCGAAAGATACCGGCCCGTCCTGGGCGCGGT
The nucleotide sequence above comes from Pyrinomonadaceae bacterium. Encoded proteins:
- a CDS encoding YceI family protein translates to MKKYFAIFMLAFAASMVACANPADNKPHATVSEATQTPDAAKTAGAETLAITPENSKVEFVGSKVTGSHNGSFKQFSGSVELAKEGVEKSRVTVDIDTTSLVTDAEGLTTHLKTPDFFDVAKYPKANFTSTKIEPATTAGATHTVTGNLDLHGVKKSISFPATIQVAPDAASVNAEFSINRKDFGINYAGKANDLIRDEVVMKLTVKAPRKQ
- a CDS encoding heparan-alpha-glucosaminide N-acetyltransferase domain-containing protein, which translates into the protein MPESETAANRNTVAQTGRQRIDSIDLLRGIVMVIMMLDHTRDFVHSGAFNFDPTDLTKTTPVVFFTRWITHFCAPVFVFLAGTGTYLQLSRGKSKKELSKFLVTRGLWLILLELTIVKWGVWFNLDFRLLAMLQVIWVLGVSMIVLAALIHLPIRVIAGFGLLMIALHNLLDRFEVPGWNGPGTPVPTFAQKLWILLHQSPFKVFPILGDPSPVVVVIYSLIPWIGVMAVGYAFGVLYTKDARERRRWLLIIGGVATALFFALRAINLYGDPSQWASQKNALFTVMSFLNTTKYPPSLLFLLMTLGPSIMALAFFEKLPAAIASAKSLAARLRDALVTFGRVPLFFYLLQWYVAHLMGVIAGLIAGQPVAWQFASPVDKFTNMPDGVGFPIWVVYLCWIIGVLLLYPLCKWFAGVKARRRDWWLSYL